Within Mustela lutreola isolate mMusLut2 chromosome 10, mMusLut2.pri, whole genome shotgun sequence, the genomic segment TTTCATCCTCCAAAGAATCCTCCATAGGGTATCAGGGATTTGGGGATCCGGGTGATGGACTGCTCGAGCCTTACCTTCTATTGGGTCTGCCTGTCTGCTGTCCAACTTGTCAGCAGACTGGGAAGGATTGTGGACTGGAAATAGCTCAGCAGCTGGATTCCTTCTATACACCCCCTTCCACCCTGCCTTGATGCTACAAAGTAGCAGGTGTTGAGTTTTCATTGTAATCCCTTCCATATGGAGAGCACTTCGTGTTAACCAGCTGCTTGTTAACCCATCCCTGAATTTGCTTTTCACTTACTGTGTGAGGCTTACTGCCTTAGCAGGGCAGGgatattaaccccattttactagtgggaaaactgaggctcatagaGAAGGGAATCAGGACAGTGTCCAGACAAGGGCCAGACCCTCCTATCCCAATCTAGTTCCCTGGTTTTTATCTCTGGGTTTTGGGCAAAGCTGGGGCAAACATTTGCCATTCTGAGCCCAGAGCTCAGGGCAGTTCCTTTCCAGAAGCCTATCTGTCCTTCCTCCCCATCCTGTCCCAGAAAGCCTCATTTTCTTAAGGGAAACCTTTATTCATTTGCCAAACACCTCCTGTGATCCACTCCATGCCTATCCTGGGAGCTCCAGAGCCAACGCCGACGGTGTACCCTGAATGATCTCACAGGCTGGACAGAAGAGTCCTGTTAATGAACAAGCTTGGCATTAGAGTGAAGCCCAGCCAGTGTTCCTCTCCAGAGTCTCTGGAATTCATTTTCCTCTCCACGCCGCTGCCCTGTCCCAGCTGGTCTTCAGCATCTCTAACCTGgtctcctctctgccttcagaaCTTCTCTCCTGGACTCCCATCCCCCTGAAATGATCCCTGAAACACCTAGGAATCTTTCCAGAGAGTCAACAGTGGAGTGGGCTGGGAGCTCACACTGGTGAACAGGGCGAGGACAAATCCTGCCGGGCCTCTCCTCTGCAAACGGGGACTGTGTCTACTTTACAAAGTTGCTGCAAAGCCCTTAGACCTTTCTAGAGAGGCCTTATGCACACCCTGTATTCCTATGATTTCTGCCTTTGAACGGGTTCTTCACTTATATGCCATCTTCTCCAAATCCTAAGCGTGGACTCATCCTTCAAGGCTCTGTTCACATCAAATGTCGCTGCCTCCAGGAAACCTGAATGGACACACCTCCAAGCAGCTGAAACCACTCCTTCCTCTCAGTTTGTGTACCTGGCCATCCAGTTTTCTAGTCCTTGGCACTCTTTCTTGTACCAAGGTGAGCTGACTTCCAGGTCCTCCCCTTCCACCTGGAGTGTGACTCCAGATGGGCGCTGACCAGGTCGGCACAAGGCCTAGAATAAAGCCAGCGCCAATCTGTGGCTAAGCATCATTACCATTCATTGAGGCTACTTAGGTGCCTGGCCCTAGGTTGCTAAAAGCCTCACATGGCATTTGGTCCTCGTAACACCTGAGATGGGGACCACAGCTCTTGAGGAAAGAGCCTCAGAAGCCTGAATGGACAGTGTCTTGGCCAGGGaggagagccaggattcaaagccAGAAGTGTCTGAATCCTCAGGTACCACCCAGCTTCCCTCTGGCCTTCAGGCTGCCCGGAGCAAACAGGTGAGGGCAGCACCGCCAAGCTCTCCCACCCTTCCCAGGAGCTGAGAAGTCAACCTAGGTGCCTTTGGGTTTCACTGCACCGCCAGGCAGCCTATGCCTTCCAGATTATGATGTAACAGTTGCACAACTCATGATATCTTTTGAAAGAAACTGCCAGTTTCCTCTCCTGGGCACTGCCAGGGGCTGTGGCTTCCATCCCACCCAGGGTCCCCCAATGGCCTGGGGATTCGAGAAGCCAAATACAAAGCAGAGTTGTTGGAGTGGTAAAGAAATGAGAACGCAAGACTGTAAAGTGAcccagttttattttggtttttggagGCCAGATGGGGCCTTGCTCCACTGTACAGGGATTAGGGCTGTACAAGTTTCCCCTCCCCAAGGCGGGGGGCCCAGCGACCTGGGGGCCCAGGCGGCGGGGTGGAGGCCTCGTGGATGGGCGGTTCCAGGGGCCCAGTGACCGCAGCGGGTTGCACAAGGAGAGAAGGGGGATCAGGCAGCAGCCTGCAATGGCTCAGATTGGGGGGCAGGGTAGGGGAGAATCCGAGAGGACAGAGAGTCCAAGAACCGGGAGTCGGAAAGGGGGTCCAGTACCCTTCACTTTACCGCTGAGGCTCCGGGTCAGAGAGGTGGAGCTGAACTGTCATCCTGCAGGACGCCGAGCCTGGACTGAGGCCAGGAGTCCCAAGCCGGCGTCGGGCTCGGAGCGCCAACCCGCTGCCTCCACCCTCACGGAGGGTGCGCGCGGGGCCCGGGCGCTTGGGGCGGACTCCGGCGGGCTGTCAGACCCCCTTCTCCTCTCGGGTACGCCAGGCAGGCGCCCGGCCGCACTCAGCAGCTCACCGAGCCGGCGGGTGGCGCCGACCCCAAGTCCGAGAAGCAGTCGAACTCGCTCTGGCCCAGGAAGAGCTCGGGCAGCTCGCGCACGCGGTGCAGCCCGAGCTCGAGCTCCAGCGACGTCAGCGCCTCCTCGTCGATGAGTTCGGCGTCCATGCAGCCCAGGGCGTGCGCGGGCGGCGGTGGGGCCGGGGCGCCGGGCGCCGGCTGCAGGCACGGGGGCCCTCCCGGGACGCCGGGAGGCGCGGCCGCGCGGCCCGGGTACAGCGTCGCCACCGGCTGCAAGTGCGCGCCGCCGCCGGCCGGCGGTGGCACGGCCGGAAAGGGCTGGAAGGCGGGCGGCGGCCCGAAGGCCCCGTAGGCCAGGGCTCCGggtgggggcggcggcggcggccccagCGGAGTCCCTCGCGGCCGCAAGCCGCTGTCCAGGCCCGGGCCCGCGTACGGCTGCAGCGTCCGGAGCGCGTGGGGGCCGTGGGAGGGCGCAGCTGGCGGCGGTCTCTGCACCAGGCGGTAGCCCTCGGCGAGCATCAGGTGGTCGGCCATGACGACGGGCCGGATGCCTGCGGGGGCGGCGGCCGGATGGTCAGCGCCGGCGTCCCCGGGTCCGGGCCAGCTCCTTCCCACCGCGAGGGATCCGCGTCCCgtgccctccccactgctcagtcAGGCAAAGGGAAAACGGAGCCCTACTCGTGGTACTGCTCAACCCAGGGCGCCCCGAACTCAGAGCTCCCGTGCGCCTCGGGGTTGCAGCTCCCGGCAGCTAGAACACCGCACACCAGCTCTCGGTACTCCGACCTCCGCGCCGCGCCCCCGGCTACAGCACCTTCTTATATCAGAGGCGGGGATTCCCCGCCCCCGGGCGCTCATTGGCTGGATGGGACACTCCTGGGCGGGCCATGCCGCTCCTCCAGGTttcggccccgcccctcccggaGCTCCGCCCTTTGGACTCCAGGCGGTGCCGCGGGCTAAGAGAGCTGCTTGGGTACGTTTGGCACTTTTCAAGGGGTTTGGGCTGACTGTCCCAGACTCAGCCCTGGGACTGACTGGGACCAAGCTCGAACAGACCGGAAGGTGGTTTAGGAGGGGCCCGAGGTTTAGGTCCCCAGAGCTGCAGGATCTCAAGGTCAACCTCTTAATTTTCCAGATGGAACCCGAAGCTTGGTGGTGGAAGGGGTTTCCTGGAAATACACACCAAAGCTTTAAGAGAAGCGAGACTGGAACATAGGTTTTGTGACTGTAACCTCTACACAGGGCACAGGCACCCATGTGTAGAGGCGCAGGCACCCACCTCACAAGGTCCCACGGAAAGCCAGCTGCTTTTCCCCACAACCCCAGGGGAGCCAGGTGCTCCTCAGTGGCTTCCACTTACTTGTCGGTGGAAGCATATATTGAGTTGTTattaaagtaatttatgggcATGTCTCCTGAAGGACTCGTTCATCTTCAGGTCCTCAGCACTTGGCTCAGAGGCTGGCCCAGAATAGGCTTTCAGTAAAGTTTTGGtgaatgaaaaaatgatcaaACAAACTGGAACTcacctgagcttcagtttctttatctgtaaaatgggggcaaaAGCCGCACTGATCCTATTGGGTTCTTGTGAAGATTCAATGAAGTAAGACACGTccagctgatgtgggaaacaaaggcagaaggaaatgtagataaaatgaaATCTCCTTCTAACCTGCTGCCCATTGACAAACACTTGAGATAAGGTAGATTATAATATTCCTCCAGGAGCCTGTGCATCTTCTTTAGCATAGGAAAGCCCTTTGGAACTTCCCTTATTTTTAGTTCTCCCAGCCCCAAGGTGTACAGTCACTGGCCCTCACAATCTGGAAGCagtggagagcagcaggcagaagcgGCAGCCgccctttctgcccacaggtgTTGTCCCCAGGCTTTAATAAAAGGACCATTTTGCACCctaaatgtctcaagaattctttcttggccatcagctccaGGCCGCACTAACCTCACCAACACACCAACATTCAGCGAACCAAatcatggtgcctggcacatagtaggtgctcaaaaatatACCTCAAATGAATGAAAAGCTGGACTTAACTTTTGTCCTTTAAGATCGGAGTTGGGATGTTGCATCTTCCCTTGATAACAGTAACGACTTGGATGTTTAGAGTGTCTCACATTCCACAAACGTCATAAGGGGGGTGGGGCATGGATTAGCAGCTCCATTCTGCAGATAAGGAGACCAAGGCACACAAAGGAAAAGTGGCCTTCTGGGGGCCCTGCACAACCAGAACTAACGTGGGGatgtgtgtgtccttaaagcgGCTGGAGTCTCTCCAGGTGGCCAGGAGACAGCCACCCGAACCTTGCTCTTCACTTGTTTGCCactgcctctcccttctctggcttctctccCCTGGTAGTGTCCTTGGCACTTCCTGGAACTTGGCTTTATCCAGTTCGTACAGAGGGAAGAATCTCAGAAGCCCGAGTTCTAATCGTGTCCCCACCACTGGCAGGGACTGTGACCCCTGGGTGCTGGGAGAGGGTGTTGTCCCTTGATTctccagggcctcagtttcctgctcAGCGAAAGGGAGATTGTAAACCCTGCCTGGTCACCCTGCAAACTTGTGGCAAGGTCACAAGTGACCACGGAAGGGATCATATTTTATGCAAAGTGTAAAAGCTGCACAGTAGAATTGATTCTCCTGAAACTCTCCCCGATTAAAGCTTCACATGGAAATTCCTAAGCCCGGCTGCATCTGAGACTCATCTAGAGGTGTGTGTCCAAGGCGGCGAAGGTGGGCGGGCCTTTGAAAAATACTAAATCCCTGACCCCACGCAAATCTCCTGACTCGGGCTCCGTGAGGGTATTTTTGAATCACgagaatttgtgttttttaaaaaacgatcCTGTCATTCTG encodes:
- the CITED4 gene encoding cbp/p300-interacting transactivator 4, which translates into the protein MADHLMLAEGYRLVQRPPPAAPSHGPHALRTLQPYAGPGLDSGLRPRGTPLGPPPPPPPGALAYGAFGPPPAFQPFPAVPPPAGGGAHLQPVATLYPGRAAAPPGVPGGPPCLQPAPGAPAPPPPAHALGCMDAELIDEEALTSLELELGLHRVRELPELFLGQSEFDCFSDLGSAPPAGSVSC